The Ketobacter alkanivorans genome includes the window AGCTGATGCTGCTCACCAATATCGCCGGCTTAATGGATAAACAAGGGAAAGTGCTCACCGGCTTATCCCCCAAAGAAGTGGACGGACTCATCGAAGATGGCACCATATACGGAGGTATGCTGCCGAAAATCCAATGTGCCCTGGACGCAGTGAAAGCCGGCGTGACCAGCTCCCATATCATTGACGGACGTGTTCCTCACGCCGTACTGCTGGAGATCTTTACGGACGCAGGCGTAGGCACCCTGATCACCAGTGAGAATGTCTGATGGCCATCAGCGAACGTAAAGCGTCCCGTAAAGAACAGATCCTGCAGGCTCTGGCCCACATGCTGGAAGCCAGCCCCGGTGGCCGCATCACCACAGCGGCCCTGGCCAAAGAAGTCGGGGTTTCGGAAGCTGCCCTGTATCGCCACTTTCCCAGCAAAGCCAAGATGTTTGAAGGGCTGATCGAATTCATCGAAACCTCCCTGTTTTCCCGCATCACCCTGATTCTGAAAGAAGAGCCCGACAGCACCCAGCAGTGTGGACAGATTCTGCATCTGCTGCTGGCGTTCTCCGAAAAAAACCCCGGCATCACCCGCATCCTCACCGGCGATGCCATCACCGGTGAGACCGATCGCCTGCGCCAACGCGTCGTGCAATTATTCGATCGCATCGAAACCCAGTTAAAACAGATCCTGCGAGAAGCGGAGCTCAAAGAAGGCAAGCGCACCCAGTTAACAGCGGTGCAAAGCGCCAACCTGATGCTGTCGGCTGCGGAAGGTCGTATCTGTCAGTATGTGCGCTCCGGGTTTACCCGATCGCCGATTGAGAGTTGGGATGATCAATGGAAGCTGCTGTCGCTGAGTCTGTTCCGCGCCTGAAAACCTAGCGCCCTTCAAGGGCCTTTTGTTTCTGATCCTGCAAGTACTTAAGACGATCAATGTCCTCTTGATACGCCTTACGGATTACCAGTTTTTCCTGTTCTTTTTCTTCTATGGACTCTTCGGCCTGTTGGATCTGACGCGCAAAGCTATCCATTTTTTCCACCAGAAAATCCGGCACAGCCTGCCCTGCGCGCTCTTTTTCAGCAGCCTGCGACTGCGCCTGATTGTATTCGCCTTTTAGCTTCAGAATATTCCCCTTGGTGACACTGATGTACACCTCAAGGGCTTCGAGCTTGCGATCCCGCGCCCGCTCGGCGTCTTTTGGGCTGCTGAAGATGGAAAGCAGCTTTTTGTCACGTCGTGCCTGCTCGGCCTGCTGATGTTGACTGCGCTGCTCCACCTCCAATGCATCCAATTCCTCCGCTGTTAATGCCCGGGGCACCACCTTCACCACCAACCCGCGCTCGTTCAATACCTCATAACCCTTGTGCACTACATTGGGGGGTAAAGTCTGGGTGATCACCTTGTGACCTTCATCATTTTCATAACGATAGAAACTGATCGCCGCAACACTGTGACTGAACAGCACAGCAATCAGCAAAAGAATCAGGTTTTGCGGTTTTGACAACACGTTCTCGTCTATCTCCAACGTTTACTGGCTATATGAATACTGACTATAAGATTACTAAACTAAGTGTACATTTAGCGGCGCTGAATCCCGCAAACCGCCGTATTCCACTCACTGTGACCACTCAGATCCCGTTTTATTACACTGTAAACCAAATCAAACGCATTACAACGCTCTCACAACCCCACATCGCCCCGAATCAAAGACTTACCCTATTCATTCTAGACGCTGGTTTGCGCTCCATGACAATTCAAGCGCAATTATGGTTGTCATCCTAGCACCTGCTCACTGAACCGCAGCTTAACCCGTGCTTAACGGCAGGCAGTGCATGGCCTGGCCCAGCGTGTGGATTACCATTGTAGCTGTCACCGAAACCTAATTATCTTATAGTTGTATTGTAGATGCCTGTGGCCTGTATTTTTTGTGAACAGTGTCTATATTCAATGATGGCAGGATTCTAATTACAACGCCGCTGGCAACATTAGAGGTATTCCCTATGCAGCACCCATTCAATATTCTGTGTGTAGACGATGATCTAGGATTTCGGCGCTATTTAAGCAAGTCGCTGGACAGTAGCTTCGACGTAAAATTCTACGCTCTGGGTTTTGAATGTCTGGCCAAATGCCAACAATGGAACTACGACCTGATTTTGATCGACGCCACCTTGCCGGATATGGTGTCAGAGCAGCTGGTTGAAAAGCTGAAAGCCATGCCCGAAGCCGCCTCTATCCCCCTCGTTATTATTTCTTATAAAGATTCAGAAAAGGAACGTGCCCGCTTCGCCAAGTGTGGCTGCGATCATTTTCTCAGCAAAGTGGCCAGCCCGCAGGAAATCAAAGCCATGCTGGCCAACGCCATCAACGAAGCCGCCTGAACCGGCGGCTTCAGCTTGATCGAGCCAATTTAACCGGGTTGTGTGGGCGGGCAAACACACTCTCAAACAAACCCTGACATTGGCTCTTGTCCACTCGCTTCTGCTCCATCAGCCAGGACAGCATTAACAGCGCCGCCTGCTCCAGCGCTTCATCCTGCTTCTTGGCCAGCAACCCGTTAAGAGCCTGCTCCAGCACGCAACGGTCGTGAAACCCACCCAACAATTCCCCCAGCTGCTTAAGCTGTTTGATCAACGCCTTATCCCTTGGACGGGGCCCGGCCACTATCATCTGTAATTGATATAAGTAATATTTGGTCCACTTCCGACAACAATGATACACCTCGTCATCATCCGACGACTCCGCCTCATAGGCCAGCTTACGCGCTTTGCGATACGCAAACTCAACACCGCTCTCATAATCCGGGGCTTTCTTACCCTTGAGCGAATCCTTCCACAGCTGCTGGATGCGTTGCAATGCTGCAATCGGCTCAAGCGGCTCCGCCTTCACTGCTACCTGCTGCAGACGCGCCTCAAAACATCGCATCAGTGGCTGCATGTCCTGATCATTACTCTGTTGAAACACCTCCACCAGATGACACAGAGTTTCATATTGCGCCACGGCATCGCGCTGCCCTGACCAGGAATCGGCCAATGCCTTTATAGGGCGCTCCACCGCTTTAATCGTGGCTTTACTGGCCACCGGACGATACAGCTGCAACAGCGCCCGCAGCCGTTTGGTGCAGACCCGCAAGCGATGAACAAGGTGAGGAGGGAGCGACGTTAAAACCGCTGCATCAGAAGAAGCTGCCGTGGCAGCGGGTTGTGCCTCAGCCTCAAGGCTAGTGAGCAGCTTGCCAATTCGAAGTTTGGCGGACTTATACACTGGATCTGGCCGGGTACGGGATTGAGTCATCCGCCTATTGTACCCTAGCCAAACCCGTGAACAGGAGGCCTTTAACGTGACGTTTTAATGACAGCGCACCGGTACTGCCTACTGCACACCGTATTGATCGCGATAGGCTTTTACCTTGGGCAGGTGCTGCGCCAGCGAGCCCGAGGCCTGCTCCTCCATGTAGCGGATAAGCTGATTCAGATTGATGATGCTGATTACCGGTATACCGAAATCCCGCTCCACCTCTTGAATAGCCGACAACTCCGCTTTGCCCTTTTCCTGGCGATCCAGCGCCACCACCACACCAGCCGGTTTAGCGTCGGTTTGACCGATGATGTCCATCACCTCACGAATAGCCGTACCCGCGGTGATCACGTCATCCACAATCAGAACCTGACCTTGCAGCGGTGCACCGACCAGCGTGCCCCCTTCGCCATGGCCCTTGGCTTCCTTGCGGTTGAAGCACCAGGGCAGATCCCTGCCATGATTATCCGCCAGCGCAATAGCCGCTGCCGAGGCAATGGGAATACCTTTATAGGCCGGACCAAACAACACATCAAACGCCACACCGCTGTCGGCGATGGCCGCAGCGTAAAATCGGCCCAGCTTAGCCAACGCCAGGCCACTGTTAAACAGGCCTGCGTTAAAAAAGTAAGGGCTGTTGCGCCCCGATTTGAGGGTAAACTCCCCAAACCGCAGCACGTCCAGACTCAAGGCAAACTCAATAAAGTCACGCTGATAAGGCTTGATCATCGCTTACCACCCCAGCGCTTTCTGCTGCAGTGCAAACAACTCCTTGATGCCCTTGTCGGCCAAATCCATCATGGCGTCCATCTCTTCCCGCTTGAAGGGCTCAGCTTCTGCAGTGCCTTGCACTTCTACCATGCCACCGTGCTGGGTCATCACTACGTTCATGTCCGTTTCGGCTTTGGAATCTTCCGGGTAATCCAGATCCAATACAGGGGTGCCTTTGTACATACCCACTGAAACAGACGCAATCAGACGCAGCAGAGGGTCATTTTTGATCATATTTTTATTCAACATATGGGTAAGTGCGTCCACCATCGCCACACAACCACCGGTGATGGAAGCGGTACGGGTGCCGCCGTCCGCCTGAATCACATCGCAATCCACATAAATCGTGTTTTCACCCACCTTCTTCAAATCCACCGCAGCGCGCAAGGAGCGGGCAATCAGGCGTTGAATCTCAAGAGTGCGGCCACCCTGCTTGCCACGGGCCGCTTCTCGACCATTACGGGTGCCGGTGGCACGGGGCAACATGCCGTATTCAGCCGTTATCCAGCCCTGCCCCTTGCCTTTCAGAAAGCGCGGTACGCCCTCTTCCACACTGGCGGTACAAATCACCTTGGTATTGCCGAATTCCACCAGCACTGCACCTTCCGCGTGGCAGGTGTAGTCTCGGGTAATGTTCACGTCGCGCATTTGATCAGGTTGGCGTCCGCTGGGTCGCATGGTGTGGCTCCTTGACAATTCTGTGATCTTAAGGCCGCACAGTATACTCAAAAACCACGGCGAATTTGGAACAATTCTAACCCCGCCATTAGGAGGCTTTGGAAAAACTCGGTTAGAATGGTGCGCCATCCAACGGCCTGAACACAGGAGCAACACCCGATGATCCGCAGCATGACCGCCTTCAGTCGCAAAGAACACACCGCCAGCTGGGGCACCCTGTCCTGGGAACTGCGCTCCGTGAATCATCGCTATCTGGAACTTCACCCCCGCCTGCCCGACACCCTGCGCGACCTGGAGAACCCCGTACGCGAGGCCCTGCGCAACGCCCTAAGTCGAGGCAAAGTGGAATGCACACTGAAGATCAAGGCCGAAAACCTCGCCCCCACCAGCCTGCAGATCAACGAAACCTTCGTCAAACAACTGCTGGACGCCGCCCATCACCTGGGCAACCTAACCGGCGATAGCGGTACGCTGTCCATGGCCACCCTGCTGAACTGGCCCGGCGTGGTGACAACACCGGAAACAGACCAATCCGAAATCCAGTTGGCAGCCCAGACGCTGTTGCAAGAAGCCCTTACCGACTTCATCGCCAACCGTGAGCGGGAAGGCCAGGTATTGCACAACATCATCAGCGATCGCCTGGACAAGATCGAAGAACAAGTAGCGATCGTACGCACCAACCTGCCTGAGATCCTGCAGGCACAAAAAGCAAAACTGAAAGCTCGCCTGGAGGAGCTTACCGCCAACGTGGACATGGACAGGCTGGAACAAGAGATCGTGTATCTGGCCCAAAAAGCCGATGTCGACGAAGAGCTGGATCGGCTGGTAACCCACGTTAAAGAAGTTCGTCGCACCCTAAACAAAGGGGGCGCAGCAGGGCGCCGCCTGGACTTTTTAATGCAGGAACTGAATCGCGAAGCCAACACGTTGGGCTCCAAATCCATCAATACCCTCACCACCCAGGCCTCGGTAGAACTGAAAGTATTGATTGAGCAAATGCGGGAACAGATCCAGAACATAGAGTGATTGTCACGCCCCGTTTGCCCCACTCTCAACGCCTGTTTGAGCACCAAGTCAGACAGGCCTGGCACAACAGCTGATACAGCATAAAACCGGTTTGGCCTCTTCACGCTGCTAAAGCACCGTTTTCACACCTCTCTGCAAACCGGCCCGGTGGTAAGCTTTTGGCAACCTAATCACCACGAAACCACCATCATGATGAAATCCTTCCAACGCGGTATCGGACTGCTAATACTCTCTGCATTGCTGTTATTTTCCCACTCGGTCAGCGCGGGTCAGCACAGGCATCACACCCCCAAAACACCCCTTATATTTGTCCACGGCGGCGCGGGCTCTGCCTCACAGTTTGAATCCCAGGCCATGCGCCTCACCAGTAACGGCTACCCACAGAAACTGTTGTTCGCCCTGGAATACGATTCCTCATTCAGAATCGACACCGTGGACGCCGTGCATAACCGGCTAGATCAACTGATCAGCCGGGTACAGGCACAAACCGGTGCCTCGCAAGTGGATGTAATGGGGCATTCCTTGGGCACCTACGTATTGAACGGCTACCTCACCAGCAGCCCAGAACGGGCAGCCAATGTCGCCCATTACGTTAATCTGGACGGCTATTCTGCAGCAGCCGAACCAGGCGGAGTACCAACCCTGGCACTGTGGGCCGAAATCGGTGAAGGTGGTCATGTAGGTGGGGCAATGAATATAACCGTCGCCGGCCAAACCCACGTTGAAACCGCAACCTCCGCCGAGTCATTTGGCTACCTGTACGAATTTCTCACCGGCAAAAAACCCCGCTCCTCCACAATTCGCGCCAGCCGCCGCCCCTTTGTTTCCATCGCCGGTCGCGCGGTGCTGTTTCCCTACAATATCGGTGTAGACGGTGCCCGGGTCGAGGTATACGAGGTAGATGGTACCACCGGGCAGCGCCTGCGCAGCTTTCCCAAGGCCCGGTTTGAAATCGATAGCAGTGGCGAATGGGGGCCCTTTTTCGGCTGGGCCGGTGCTTATTACGAATTCGTCATTGTGCGGGAAGGGCAGGAACATCATATCTACAAGCAACCGTTCCTGCGGGATGATCATTTTGTACGCCTGCTCACCTCCGCCGTGGGTGGAGGCATCAGCGCCAACGTGGACTCTGCCCCCGAGCAATCCAACCTCATCATCAGCCGGGATAAGGAGTTCTGGGGTGAACGCCCGCTGCAAAACGACGTGCTCACCATCAACGGAATCAGCGTCATCAACGCCGCCAACAGCCCCTTCAGCAATCGCACCAACGTACTGTATTTCTTTGATCAGGGCAGCGACGGCGACAGTGATCTAAGCCAGCCCATTCCCTACTTTCACGGCCTGCCTTTTATTACCGGTAACGATCTGTTTATTCCTTCCAGCGACAAAGGAGACGACCGCATTCGCTTAACCCTGACGCCCCGTGGAGGTAATGGTGCACTGCAGGTGTTGAACGTACCCAACTGGCCCTCGCCAGAGCACCGCATCACCGTAATGTTCAACGATTTTGTGCAAGATGACAGCGTGCCACGTTAATCACGCCGCTTATTCGCTGGGCGCCACCACTACCCGGTTGCGCCCGGCTTTTTTGGCATCATACAGTGCTGCATCTGCCGCTCCGACCAACGCATCAATACCCTGATCCAAGCCCGGGCGCATCCCGGCAACCCCAATGCTGATGGTCATCACAATAGTGTGGCCTTCCCATTCTACCGGCGTCTCCGCCACTGCTTTGCGCACACGCTCTGCAACCACAGCTGCGCCCTGCAGGTCTGTGTTACTGAGCATCACCGCAAACTCCTCTCCACCATAGCGGGCCACGAAATCACCGCTACGGGACACATTGGATTGTAAAATATTCGCCAGATGTTTCAGCACAGCATCGCCGCCCAAATGGCCATACTTGTCGTTGATTCCCTTGAAATGATCACCGTCAATCATTAACAAACACATCGTTAACGTATCGCGCTTAGCCTTGCTCCACTCCTGCTCCATCCGCTGATCCAGAAACTTACGGTTTTTTACCTGCGTCAATCCGTCGGTCAAACTCATTTCCAACAGCTTCTGATTGGCTTCGGCCAGTTCGTTTGTGCGCTCAGCCACTCGCGCCTCTAACTGCTGATTAGCATCAGTTTGCACTTGCAAAAGTTGCGCTTGCGCTTCGTATCGCTTACGTCGCTCCATATTCATGCGATACGCTAACGCAAAGGAAAGCAGTAATCCCTCGGCTACTGCCCCGATCTGCTGGCCGTATTCAAACAGAAAGATACTGGGCAGCCAGCCAAAGTGACTAAAGGTAATGGTCACGCTTCCCGCCAACAGCAAAAACCAGGCAATCGTGTAAAACCTAGCCAGTACTTCACCGCGATACCAAAGATAGCTACCTGTGATGATGCCACAGGTGGCCCCGGTAACCGAGAACAGCGCGACCAGCTTGATGGTGACAATGTAGGGCAAAAACAAATTCAGCACAAAGCACACCAACCCTGCACCGCTGTGCCCCAGGAATATTGCCTTTACCCACCAGCTGAAACGCCCTAAGTTCAAAAACGAATAAGCAAACAGGCAGGCGGCAAAAATATTGGTGCTAATAGAGGCAACCAGCACCGGGTTATTGAGTTGTGGCCATTCCGGCCATGCATACTGCGCCAACACACCATGAAAACTCATCACTACAAAACTGATGGATATTACACTCAGCACATACCACAGATAGTTAAAATCACGGGTACCCAGCAACAGAAAAAAGTTATACAGCGCCAACGCCAGCATCAGTCCGGCAAATGCCAGTTGCGGTGCGATGGCAAGCTGGTCATATTCAAAAAAAGCTTTCAGACTCCATAATTCAAGTGGAAGCTTAAGAGCCCCATAGGATTCTGCCCGTATCAACAACAGTGCGTCCTCACCGGCCTTCAGCTCAACCGGTATCAGAAAGCTGCGGTGGGCCAGCGCTCGCTCGCTAAAGGGTCGCTGATCCCCTGTCTGTGCCAACAAACTGACTTCACCCGCTGCGACAAAATACACATCCAGCAGATCCAGCATGGTATAAGGCATCTCCAGCATACCCGCCTCGTCCTGCTGCCCGGAATTGACCAGACGAATAGCAAACCAATGAGGGGTCACCCCCAACCCCAGATTCGGAACAGCCTCAGCACTGCGCTGCCATTTTGACTGGCCTGCCAAAGCAACAAAGTCTGCAACAGAGGTGCGATCCTCTCCCTCTTCCAAATAAACAAGATTCTCATTTAGCACCAAATGACGGTCAAAGCCTGCAATGTCCACGCTCTGGACATCATGAATAGCATCCGCTTGAGCACCGCCAACCCACAGGCAAAGCAACAGAAAAATCAATTTACAGAACTTACCTTCGAACCACTTTGGCGGCATACCAAAATCCTAGCGAGAGCTCAGAGTCAATTTAAGGGCTGGTTATGTGGACATGACTTCCCCAGCCTACTTATCAAGCATAGCAGAGCATTTCCGACTGCCATTTCTGCTCTGCCTCATTGCGTCTTGACAGCATTAAGCTACGGGCAAACCTTAAAACGGCCCAAGTGAGGGGCTGCAGAAAGCTTAAAGCGCCAGCCTAGTTATTCTTAACACATCTAATCAGCTGACATTCAGAACCAATCGTTCTCAACATCATTGTCGCAGCTGATTCAAGTCATGCACAAAGCACGCATTGTCCTCCATACTTAACCGTTCCTATCAACACTCTGCCTACGAGGTGACAGTGAACAATCCATTACAGCAACCCAATTCTATCGACGCAATGGCAGACGAAATACAGCAGGCATCAATCAACAAGTCAGATAAAAAGGTGCTAACCAAACAAGACATCTTCAAACACGGCTATTACCCCTACCAACAGAAGATGACCCGCCGCGAATACGAACAAAAAAAGAAAGAACTTCAGGTTGAACTACTTAAGTTTCAGAACTGGGTCAAAACCACAAAACAACGAATCGTGATTCTATTCGAAGGCCGCGACGCCGCAGGAAAAGGTGGCACCATCAAGCGGGTAATGGAGC containing:
- the slmA gene encoding nucleoid occlusion factor SlmA codes for the protein MAISERKASRKEQILQALAHMLEASPGGRITTAALAKEVGVSEAALYRHFPSKAKMFEGLIEFIETSLFSRITLILKEEPDSTQQCGQILHLLLAFSEKNPGITRILTGDAITGETDRLRQRVVQLFDRIETQLKQILREAELKEGKRTQLTAVQSANLMLSAAEGRICQYVRSGFTRSPIESWDDQWKLLSLSLFRA
- a CDS encoding DUF4124 domain-containing protein is translated as MSKPQNLILLLIAVLFSHSVAAISFYRYENDEGHKVITQTLPPNVVHKGYEVLNERGLVVKVVPRALTAEELDALEVEQRSQHQQAEQARRDKKLLSIFSSPKDAERARDRKLEALEVYISVTKGNILKLKGEYNQAQSQAAEKERAGQAVPDFLVEKMDSFARQIQQAEESIEEKEQEKLVIRKAYQEDIDRLKYLQDQKQKALEGR
- a CDS encoding response regulator, which encodes MQHPFNILCVDDDLGFRRYLSKSLDSSFDVKFYALGFECLAKCQQWNYDLILIDATLPDMVSEQLVEKLKAMPEAASIPLVIISYKDSEKERARFAKCGCDHFLSKVASPQEIKAMLANAINEAA
- a CDS encoding CHAD domain-containing protein; this translates as MTQSRTRPDPVYKSAKLRIGKLLTSLEAEAQPAATAASSDAAVLTSLPPHLVHRLRVCTKRLRALLQLYRPVASKATIKAVERPIKALADSWSGQRDAVAQYETLCHLVEVFQQSNDQDMQPLMRCFEARLQQVAVKAEPLEPIAALQRIQQLWKDSLKGKKAPDYESGVEFAYRKARKLAYEAESSDDDEVYHCCRKWTKYYLYQLQMIVAGPRPRDKALIKQLKQLGELLGGFHDRCVLEQALNGLLAKKQDEALEQAALLMLSWLMEQKRVDKSQCQGLFESVFARPHNPVKLARSS
- the pyrE gene encoding orotate phosphoribosyltransferase — its product is MKPYQRDFIEFALSLDVLRFGEFTLKSGRNSPYFFNAGLFNSGLALAKLGRFYAAAIADSGVAFDVLFGPAYKGIPIASAAAIALADNHGRDLPWCFNRKEAKGHGEGGTLVGAPLQGQVLIVDDVITAGTAIREVMDIIGQTDAKPAGVVVALDRQEKGKAELSAIQEVERDFGIPVISIINLNQLIRYMEEQASGSLAQHLPKVKAYRDQYGVQ
- the rph gene encoding ribonuclease PH → MRPSGRQPDQMRDVNITRDYTCHAEGAVLVEFGNTKVICTASVEEGVPRFLKGKGQGWITAEYGMLPRATGTRNGREAARGKQGGRTLEIQRLIARSLRAAVDLKKVGENTIYVDCDVIQADGGTRTASITGGCVAMVDALTHMLNKNMIKNDPLLRLIASVSVGMYKGTPVLDLDYPEDSKAETDMNVVMTQHGGMVEVQGTAEAEPFKREEMDAMMDLADKGIKELFALQQKALGW
- a CDS encoding YicC/YloC family endoribonuclease; this translates as MIRSMTAFSRKEHTASWGTLSWELRSVNHRYLELHPRLPDTLRDLENPVREALRNALSRGKVECTLKIKAENLAPTSLQINETFVKQLLDAAHHLGNLTGDSGTLSMATLLNWPGVVTTPETDQSEIQLAAQTLLQEALTDFIANREREGQVLHNIISDRLDKIEEQVAIVRTNLPEILQAQKAKLKARLEELTANVDMDRLEQEIVYLAQKADVDEELDRLVTHVKEVRRTLNKGGAAGRRLDFLMQELNREANTLGSKSINTLTTQASVELKVLIEQMREQIQNIE
- a CDS encoding alpha/beta hydrolase, which codes for MMKSFQRGIGLLILSALLLFSHSVSAGQHRHHTPKTPLIFVHGGAGSASQFESQAMRLTSNGYPQKLLFALEYDSSFRIDTVDAVHNRLDQLISRVQAQTGASQVDVMGHSLGTYVLNGYLTSSPERAANVAHYVNLDGYSAAAEPGGVPTLALWAEIGEGGHVGGAMNITVAGQTHVETATSAESFGYLYEFLTGKKPRSSTIRASRRPFVSIAGRAVLFPYNIGVDGARVEVYEVDGTTGQRLRSFPKARFEIDSSGEWGPFFGWAGAYYEFVIVREGQEHHIYKQPFLRDDHFVRLLTSAVGGGISANVDSAPEQSNLIISRDKEFWGERPLQNDVLTINGISVINAANSPFSNRTNVLYFFDQGSDGDSDLSQPIPYFHGLPFITGNDLFIPSSDKGDDRIRLTLTPRGGNGALQVLNVPNWPSPEHRITVMFNDFVQDDSVPR
- a CDS encoding sensor domain-containing diguanylate cyclase; protein product: MPPKWFEGKFCKLIFLLLCLWVGGAQADAIHDVQSVDIAGFDRHLVLNENLVYLEEGEDRTSVADFVALAGQSKWQRSAEAVPNLGLGVTPHWFAIRLVNSGQQDEAGMLEMPYTMLDLLDVYFVAAGEVSLLAQTGDQRPFSERALAHRSFLIPVELKAGEDALLLIRAESYGALKLPLELWSLKAFFEYDQLAIAPQLAFAGLMLALALYNFFLLLGTRDFNYLWYVLSVISISFVVMSFHGVLAQYAWPEWPQLNNPVLVASISTNIFAACLFAYSFLNLGRFSWWVKAIFLGHSGAGLVCFVLNLFLPYIVTIKLVALFSVTGATCGIITGSYLWYRGEVLARFYTIAWFLLLAGSVTITFSHFGWLPSIFLFEYGQQIGAVAEGLLLSFALAYRMNMERRKRYEAQAQLLQVQTDANQQLEARVAERTNELAEANQKLLEMSLTDGLTQVKNRKFLDQRMEQEWSKAKRDTLTMCLLMIDGDHFKGINDKYGHLGGDAVLKHLANILQSNVSRSGDFVARYGGEEFAVMLSNTDLQGAAVVAERVRKAVAETPVEWEGHTIVMTISIGVAGMRPGLDQGIDALVGAADAALYDAKKAGRNRVVVAPSE